One Salinimonas marina DNA segment encodes these proteins:
- the ahpC gene encoding alkyl hydroperoxide reductase subunit C, with amino-acid sequence MINTAIKPFKANAFKDGEFVEVSSEDIKGKWSVFVFYPADFTFVCPTELGDVADKYEELQSRGVEVFSVSTDTHFTHAAWHQSSDTINKIKFAMIGDPTGEITRNFDCMRENMGLADRATFVVDPEGIVQAMEITSEGIGRDADDLVRKVKAAQYVASHPGEVCPAKWKEGEETLAPSLDLVGKI; translated from the coding sequence TTGATTAATACTGCTATTAAACCATTTAAAGCAAACGCGTTTAAAGATGGTGAATTTGTAGAAGTTAGCAGCGAAGACATCAAAGGCAAGTGGTCTGTATTTGTATTCTATCCAGCAGACTTTACTTTTGTATGCCCAACTGAGCTTGGCGATGTTGCTGATAAGTACGAAGAGCTGCAGTCTCGTGGTGTAGAGGTTTTCTCTGTATCTACCGATACTCACTTTACTCACGCTGCATGGCACCAGTCGTCAGACACCATTAACAAAATTAAGTTTGCGATGATCGGCGACCCAACTGGCGAAATCACCCGCAACTTCGATTGCATGCGTGAAAACATGGGTCTGGCTGACCGTGCAACATTTGTAGTTGACCCAGAAGGTATCGTGCAGGCAATGGAAATTACCTCTGAAGGTATTGGCCGTGACGCCGACGACCTGGTACGCAAAGTTAAAGCAGCACAGTATGTTGCTTCTCACCCAGGTGAAGTTTGCCCAGCGAAATGGAAAGAAGGTGAAGAAACACTGGCACCTTCATTAGACCTGGTTGGCAAAATCTAA
- a CDS encoding TetR/AcrR family transcriptional regulator has protein sequence MSQNKVSSRQRIVDAAIAIAINQGPKTLTLDKVAAKCGMSKGGVMHHFKNKEMLLEALLDNLMETAKGYEDSICKEHSALLPITRMLRTREQVHDHVNLDYARILLVAATENPALLNNFKQHLADFEQELQQDPERYFDSLLLWLAIDGLSFQELLSVSPFSENQRQNIRNKLISMAESLGENTGEN, from the coding sequence ATGTCGCAGAACAAGGTTTCATCACGGCAGCGTATTGTTGATGCTGCTATCGCTATTGCTATTAACCAGGGCCCGAAAACCCTCACCCTGGACAAAGTTGCTGCAAAGTGCGGGATGAGCAAAGGCGGTGTTATGCATCATTTCAAAAACAAAGAAATGCTGCTGGAGGCGCTGCTGGATAATCTGATGGAGACCGCCAAAGGCTACGAAGACTCAATATGCAAAGAGCATAGCGCGTTGTTGCCCATCACCCGCATGCTGCGCACCCGGGAACAGGTACATGATCATGTGAACCTGGATTACGCTCGCATCTTGCTGGTGGCGGCCACCGAGAACCCTGCACTGCTAAATAATTTTAAACAACATCTGGCTGACTTTGAGCAGGAGCTGCAACAGGATCCTGAGCGTTACTTCGATAGTCTGCTGCTTTGGCTTGCCATAGATGGACTAAGCTTTCAGGAATTATTGTCGGTCAGCCCTTTTAGTGAAAACCAACGCCAAAACATACGCAACAAATTGATCAGCATGGCTGAATCATTAGGAGAAAACACCGGTGAAAATTAA
- a CDS encoding response regulator: MEKFPPPKPVNELSVLIIDNQGLVHDQVSSAFKEVGITRISNALNAYHALRLCEKSVYDFVLIAFNISHDKDGFHLFEELKHHQFISEQTTVIFLSAETSPELVNCIMEMQPDDFWVKPLNRKHIEDRLIHLIAIRSKLHKLLHCLHHHDYSTAIYYAQRQLNDPNVLEFHPRLRRIIGECLMQLREYSEAEAYYLNLLKQSDHPWMHVGLVKALLKQNNLETAEPLIEDLLGRRDTQFQTLDLLAQYHLEKEQYEQAYEHVKQASLLAPRNIERNKRLWDLARLNHDKTGQLSAVQNMARYARNSIHDSPELTLNVIRATLDLACGLSQPEADKWLLKVDQELERLGRNATLESQLEAPLSVIRARMLCLQKNKQGAEAIMKQKKPELVGESMEDNLDKMKAFHELGMKEHCLALLDKLRAKIEGDTFSSQVVDEYLKQEEIERREISFTTKELKEMAAVNYKENRMLPAFNNLQQALTLSPENRQIAFSLLKVLVQLRKKEPLNDAQTQALDRASRLLWQEHLPASQVEKRDEYFALLQVDTAALEHQLDDAEGLAAGALNALTNA, encoded by the coding sequence ATGGAAAAATTTCCTCCGCCAAAGCCAGTCAACGAGCTTAGCGTATTAATTATTGATAATCAGGGCTTGGTTCACGATCAGGTATCGTCAGCCTTCAAGGAAGTAGGGATAACCCGGATCAGTAATGCTTTAAATGCATACCATGCCTTACGGTTATGCGAAAAGTCGGTTTACGACTTTGTGCTTATCGCATTCAATATCAGTCATGATAAAGACGGCTTTCATCTGTTCGAAGAGCTGAAACACCACCAGTTCATATCCGAACAAACCACAGTGATTTTTTTAAGCGCAGAAACCAGTCCGGAGCTGGTGAATTGCATAATGGAAATGCAGCCTGACGACTTTTGGGTTAAGCCTTTAAACCGGAAGCATATCGAAGATCGTCTGATTCACCTCATCGCCATTCGTAGCAAACTGCATAAGCTACTGCATTGCCTGCATCATCACGATTACTCTACCGCAATTTATTATGCGCAACGACAGCTCAACGATCCCAACGTGTTGGAATTTCACCCGCGGTTGCGGCGGATAATCGGTGAGTGTTTGATGCAGCTGCGCGAGTATAGTGAAGCTGAAGCGTATTATCTCAATTTGCTTAAACAGTCTGATCACCCCTGGATGCATGTCGGGCTGGTTAAGGCGCTGTTAAAACAAAACAATCTGGAGACCGCGGAGCCACTTATTGAAGATTTGCTTGGCCGGCGCGATACTCAGTTTCAGACGCTGGACCTGCTGGCGCAGTATCACCTGGAAAAAGAACAGTATGAACAGGCTTACGAACACGTAAAGCAAGCCAGTTTGCTGGCGCCCCGTAATATCGAACGCAACAAACGGTTATGGGATTTGGCCCGCCTCAATCATGATAAAACTGGTCAGCTTAGCGCGGTGCAGAATATGGCCCGTTATGCCCGTAATTCTATTCATGATTCACCGGAGCTGACGTTAAATGTCATCAGGGCGACGCTGGATTTGGCCTGTGGTCTTAGTCAGCCAGAAGCAGACAAGTGGTTGCTAAAAGTAGACCAGGAGCTTGAACGGTTAGGCCGTAATGCCACTTTGGAAAGTCAGCTGGAAGCGCCGTTATCCGTGATCCGCGCCCGCATGTTGTGTCTGCAAAAAAATAAACAGGGTGCAGAAGCCATCATGAAACAAAAAAAGCCGGAGCTGGTCGGCGAGTCGATGGAAGATAACCTGGATAAAATGAAAGCCTTTCACGAGCTGGGCATGAAAGAACACTGTTTGGCGCTGCTCGATAAATTACGTGCAAAAATTGAAGGGGATACTTTTTCCAGTCAGGTGGTTGATGAATATCTTAAGCAGGAAGAAATTGAGCGCCGGGAAATCAGTTTTACCACCAAAGAGCTTAAAGAGATGGCAGCGGTGAATTACAAAGAAAATCGTATGCTGCCAGCTTTTAACAATCTGCAACAGGCCCTGACCCTGTCTCCTGAAAATCGACAGATTGCCTTTAGCCTGTTGAAAGTGTTGGTACAGTTGCGAAAAAAAGAGCCTTTAAATGACGCCCAGACGCAAGCGCTGGACCGGGCCAGCCGGTTACTATGGCAAGAGCATCTTCCCGCCAGTCAGGTAGAAAAGCGGGATGAATACTTTGCGCTATTACAGGTGGATACCGCGGCGCTTGAACATCAGCTCGATGACGCTGAAGGCTTAGCGGCGGGTGCGCTTAATGCTCTGACAAACGCCTGA
- a CDS encoding DUF2252 family protein: MNTTCENATADPRESFVAQQINRIDGCPPDPLLGKHAKMADNPFAFYRGTAQLFYADLNAGYQRLPDCLTSLPLTCVIGDCHLSNFGFITEEGSHGDTVIFAPNDFDDACVGFAGWDIMRFLSSLVLAGRYAQGIKAGRFLHDKTGTTKPVVSDEDITEAMQGFVQQYVASCQQLFEDPLKINTAIESIGPGTRLTKHYDKACRRAAGGREFTSKSALAKAIYMSEEGLRFLCKTEKFTPLASHYYQELETAFAPYMDDEILDIVQRNNAGTGSVNMDRYYFLVGPPKPHTPSSFSRCHIVEVKQQREAAPLAYFEQLSPVNRLNPAHLTARCQRKMQRKPDLLLDEVYWQKQHYLIRSRHHARVGIDPEDVTIGNKSVKGGFSDYAQWCGQALALAHARGDRRSTRFEQAVLEHVSGQQDILVPSAWEYAAQVTRDYQAFVRALSAPAAKPSASSS, from the coding sequence ATGAACACAACGTGTGAGAACGCCACCGCCGACCCCAGAGAAAGTTTTGTGGCCCAGCAAATTAACAGGATTGACGGCTGTCCTCCTGACCCGCTGCTGGGTAAGCACGCAAAAATGGCCGACAACCCCTTTGCCTTTTACCGCGGTACGGCGCAGCTCTTTTATGCCGATTTAAATGCTGGCTATCAGCGCCTGCCCGACTGTCTGACATCGCTACCTTTAACCTGTGTAATTGGCGATTGCCATTTATCAAACTTTGGTTTTATTACTGAAGAAGGGTCTCATGGCGATACCGTAATTTTCGCCCCCAATGATTTTGATGATGCCTGTGTAGGCTTTGCCGGCTGGGACATTATGCGGTTTTTAAGCTCCCTGGTGCTGGCCGGTCGCTACGCACAAGGCATCAAGGCAGGCCGTTTTTTGCATGATAAAACCGGTACTACCAAGCCCGTGGTCAGCGACGAAGATATTACCGAGGCTATGCAAGGCTTTGTGCAACAGTATGTGGCCTCTTGCCAGCAACTGTTCGAAGATCCCTTAAAAATTAATACCGCCATCGAAAGTATCGGCCCGGGGACCCGCCTTACCAAACATTATGACAAAGCCTGTCGACGGGCGGCGGGCGGCCGTGAATTCACCAGCAAAAGCGCGCTGGCCAAGGCGATTTATATGAGCGAAGAGGGTTTGCGCTTTCTGTGTAAAACCGAAAAATTTACGCCGCTGGCCAGCCATTATTATCAGGAACTGGAAACCGCGTTTGCCCCGTATATGGATGATGAAATTCTTGATATTGTGCAGCGCAATAACGCCGGTACCGGCTCGGTAAATATGGATCGCTATTACTTTTTGGTGGGGCCGCCCAAACCACATACCCCTTCCAGCTTTTCCCGCTGTCATATTGTTGAGGTAAAACAGCAGCGAGAAGCCGCACCGTTGGCGTATTTTGAACAGTTGTCACCGGTAAACCGCCTGAACCCGGCGCACCTGACCGCCCGCTGTCAGCGTAAAATGCAGCGTAAACCGGACTTGTTACTCGATGAGGTATACTGGCAAAAACAGCACTACCTTATTCGCTCACGTCATCATGCCCGGGTGGGCATTGATCCTGAAGATGTAACCATTGGCAATAAAAGTGTCAAAGGCGGCTTTAGCGATTATGCTCAGTGGTGTGGCCAGGCATTGGCACTGGCGCATGCCCGGGGCGACCGCCGCTCTACCAGATTCGAACAGGCGGTACTTGAACATGTTAGTGGTCAGCAGGATATCCTGGTCCCCAGCGCCTGGGAGTATGCGGCGCAGGTTACCCGTGATTATCAGGCGTTTGTCAGAGCATTAAGCGCACCCGCCGCTAAGCCTTCAGCGTCATCGAGCTGA
- the ahpF gene encoding alkyl hydroperoxide reductase subunit F produces the protein MLTKEILQALKGYAESMQKEVTFVLQTGEHSKRDELVTFLSDIAGVSDNIQFEQRDTAGVLRSALSFLIEADGEDTGIRFSGIPAGHEFNSLVLAMLHASGTALKVDDSLQSIIKGVKEDLNFEVFISLSCHNCPDVVQALNQFALINPHIKTEMIDGGLYPNLVAERDIQGVPSVYLNGELFANGKVEAGTLIEKLIERDPSLTEANKGQSLPLQDVTVIGGGPAGVSAAIYSARKGLNVTLIADRFGGQVKDTMGIENLISVSKTTGPELVGNLMEHMKDYDITLKEHVRVDSIDKGHVKTINLSSGEQIATRSVIVATGARWRELGVPGERENVGNGVAYCPHCDGPFFKGKDVAVIGGGNSGIEAALDLAGIVKSVTVFEFMPELKADQVLVNQAQKRDNINIIRNAATRQIVADNGKVSAIEYQDRATEQVHTLELAGVFVQIGLVPNSQFLEGVIELTKHGEVDIDEKCNTSEPGIYAAGDVTTVPYKQIVVSMGEGAKASLAAFEYLLTHETDEEVEAA, from the coding sequence GTGTTGACCAAAGAAATTTTGCAAGCCCTGAAAGGCTATGCTGAATCCATGCAAAAAGAAGTAACGTTCGTGCTCCAGACTGGCGAACACAGCAAGCGTGACGAACTCGTGACGTTTCTGTCTGATATCGCTGGGGTGAGTGACAACATTCAATTTGAACAGCGTGACACTGCAGGTGTTTTACGCAGCGCCCTGAGTTTCTTAATTGAAGCTGATGGCGAAGATACCGGAATTCGTTTTTCAGGAATTCCCGCCGGGCATGAGTTTAACTCATTGGTACTGGCCATGCTGCATGCCTCAGGCACAGCACTAAAAGTAGACGATAGTCTGCAAAGCATTATCAAAGGGGTTAAAGAAGACCTGAACTTTGAAGTATTTATCAGCTTGAGCTGTCATAACTGTCCGGACGTGGTCCAGGCATTGAACCAGTTCGCGCTGATCAACCCGCACATCAAGACTGAAATGATTGATGGTGGTTTGTATCCAAATCTGGTGGCCGAACGCGATATCCAGGGTGTGCCGTCGGTATACCTGAACGGTGAGCTGTTCGCCAACGGCAAAGTTGAAGCCGGTACGTTAATCGAAAAACTGATTGAACGCGATCCGTCGCTTACTGAAGCTAACAAAGGTCAGTCTTTGCCGCTACAGGATGTGACCGTGATTGGCGGTGGTCCGGCTGGCGTAAGTGCGGCAATTTACAGTGCCCGTAAAGGCCTGAATGTAACTCTGATTGCAGACCGCTTTGGTGGCCAGGTTAAAGATACCATGGGGATTGAAAACCTTATTTCAGTGTCCAAAACGACTGGCCCTGAGCTGGTGGGTAATCTTATGGAACACATGAAAGATTACGATATTACCCTTAAAGAGCACGTGCGGGTCGATAGCATTGATAAAGGTCATGTGAAAACCATCAACCTATCGTCGGGCGAGCAAATCGCGACCCGCTCTGTCATCGTGGCCACGGGTGCCCGCTGGAGAGAGCTGGGAGTACCCGGTGAACGTGAAAACGTAGGTAACGGCGTTGCCTATTGTCCGCATTGCGACGGGCCATTCTTTAAAGGTAAAGATGTGGCGGTGATCGGTGGTGGCAACTCAGGTATTGAAGCAGCACTGGATTTAGCCGGCATTGTAAAATCGGTCACCGTATTCGAGTTTATGCCTGAATTGAAGGCTGACCAGGTGTTGGTTAATCAGGCGCAAAAGCGCGATAATATTAATATTATTCGTAATGCGGCGACCCGTCAGATTGTAGCTGATAACGGTAAGGTCAGCGCTATCGAATACCAGGATCGGGCCACCGAGCAGGTGCATACGCTTGAGTTAGCGGGTGTCTTTGTGCAGATTGGCCTGGTGCCTAACAGCCAGTTCCTGGAAGGGGTCATCGAGCTGACCAAACATGGTGAAGTAGACATTGACGAGAAGTGCAATACCTCTGAACCGGGCATTTATGCCGCAGGGGATGTCACGACCGTGCCTTATAAGCAAATCGTGGTGTCGATGGGGGAAGGGGCAAAAGCCTCACTGGCAGCCTTTGAATATCTGCTAACCCACGAAACCGATGAAGAAGTTGAAGCCGCTTAA
- a CDS encoding GGDEF domain-containing response regulator: MYDVFVSTTGQQGLEQAQALSPELILLDVVMPGLSGFDVCRQLKQNDHTQPIPIIFVTAQDTVNQQTEGFELGAVDYITKPIEEAILKARVQTHTRLYQQTLQLESLAATDPLTGLANRRRFDETMLSEIDHCHREQACLSLLIIDIDDFKAYNDGYGHGKGDDCLVHVARNLEACVRRATDLVSRLGGEEFGIILTGTDQSGAQAVATQILEIFNKQRYVHDYASQHNYLTVSIGIVTTAFSQITDYMPDERILVDCADAALYRAKRNGRNRYACSIWPEDQG, encoded by the coding sequence ATGTATGATGTATTTGTCAGTACCACCGGGCAACAAGGGTTGGAACAGGCACAGGCACTCAGTCCTGAACTGATATTGCTGGATGTGGTGATGCCGGGTCTCAGCGGCTTTGATGTCTGTCGACAATTAAAACAAAATGACCACACCCAGCCGATCCCCATTATATTTGTCACCGCGCAGGATACCGTCAATCAGCAAACCGAAGGGTTTGAACTGGGGGCGGTAGATTACATAACCAAACCCATTGAAGAAGCAATTTTAAAGGCCAGAGTCCAAACGCATACCCGTTTGTATCAACAAACCTTGCAGCTTGAATCCTTAGCGGCCACCGACCCGCTCACGGGGTTGGCGAACCGTCGGCGGTTTGATGAAACCATGCTCTCAGAAATTGATCATTGTCATCGTGAGCAAGCCTGCCTGTCATTGCTGATTATCGATATTGATGATTTCAAAGCATATAACGACGGCTATGGCCACGGCAAAGGGGATGACTGTCTGGTTCATGTGGCCCGCAACCTTGAAGCTTGCGTGCGCCGCGCGACCGATTTGGTAAGCCGACTGGGAGGCGAAGAGTTTGGTATTATCTTAACCGGTACCGATCAAAGCGGGGCACAAGCCGTTGCCACCCAGATTCTGGAAATATTCAACAAACAACGCTATGTGCATGATTATGCGTCGCAGCATAACTATTTAACCGTCAGTATCGGCATCGTCACTACAGCATTTAGTCAAATTACCGATTACATGCCAGATGAACGTATTCTGGTGGATTGCGCGGATGCCGCCTTGTATCGGGCGAAACGCAACGGGCGAAACCGGTACGCATGTAGTATATGGCCAGAAGACCAGGGTTAG